One Fundidesulfovibrio terrae genomic window carries:
- a CDS encoding molybdopterin-guanine dinucleotide biosynthesis protein MobB: MKAVNIVGFKDTGKTTLCVELLRELSAMGTACSALKFTHQAGLDKPGTDTAKLLTVCDTVGAVGEAESAMFWKGKRTLLGMLPMLGGDMLVVEGGKPLTVMPRIVIARTAAEARELGAGEGGLAMAVYGPEGVDGVPAVTDITALARLASERAFLLPGLDCGGCGREDCRALAVEIVAGQARPDACVAMGGEISVTVNGAPLGLNPFVARILQAGIAAMLGELKGYAPGDTVIRLKR, encoded by the coding sequence ATGAAGGCCGTGAACATCGTCGGATTCAAGGACACCGGCAAGACCACCCTGTGCGTGGAGCTCCTGAGGGAGCTGTCGGCCATGGGGACAGCCTGCTCGGCGCTCAAGTTCACCCACCAGGCTGGCCTGGACAAGCCGGGGACGGACACGGCCAAGCTGCTTACGGTCTGCGACACGGTGGGGGCCGTGGGCGAAGCCGAGTCCGCCATGTTCTGGAAGGGCAAGCGGACGCTCCTCGGCATGCTGCCCATGCTGGGGGGGGACATGCTGGTGGTGGAAGGCGGCAAGCCGCTTACGGTGATGCCGCGAATCGTCATCGCCCGCACCGCCGCCGAAGCGCGCGAGCTGGGCGCGGGCGAGGGCGGGCTGGCCATGGCCGTGTACGGGCCCGAGGGCGTGGACGGCGTCCCTGCGGTAACGGACATCACGGCGCTGGCGCGCCTGGCCTCCGAACGCGCCTTCCTGCTGCCTGGCCTCGACTGCGGCGGCTGCGGCCGGGAGGACTGCCGCGCCCTGGCCGTGGAGATCGTGGCCGGGCAGGCGCGGCCGGACGCCTGCGTGGCCATGGGCGGGGAGATTTCGGTCACGGTGAACGGCGCGCCCCTGGGCCTTAACCCCTTCGTGGCGCGCATCCTCCAGGCGGGGATCGCGGCCATGCTGGGCGAGCTCAAGGGGTACGCGCCCGGGGATACGGTCATCCGGCTGAAACGATAG
- a CDS encoding energy-coupling factor ABC transporter ATP-binding protein: MGVPPVYRIKDLEHRYGRRLAMRCPSLIIEPGRIAGIRGPNGAGKSTLLQIMSFLLAPTGGEVLFMGEPARYGDVSLRRRAVLMPQDPALLRRSVEANVLYGLKVRGLPADGAAHRALELVGLEPAGYLKRWWNELSGGEARRVALAARLALKPQVLLLDEPTASLDPASAEMVLKALAAARDRDGLTSVVVSHDREWLDLACDETHSLEPCVDSAQRTGENES, translated from the coding sequence ATGGGCGTGCCCCCGGTGTACCGGATCAAGGACCTCGAGCACCGTTACGGGCGGCGCCTGGCCATGCGCTGCCCGTCGCTCATCATCGAACCCGGGCGCATAGCGGGCATCCGGGGGCCCAACGGCGCGGGCAAGAGCACGCTGCTTCAGATCATGTCCTTCCTGCTGGCCCCCACTGGGGGCGAGGTGCTTTTCATGGGCGAGCCCGCCCGCTACGGCGACGTCTCGCTTCGCAGGCGCGCGGTGCTCATGCCCCAGGACCCGGCGCTACTGCGCCGCAGCGTGGAAGCCAACGTGCTCTACGGGCTCAAGGTCCGGGGCCTGCCCGCCGACGGCGCGGCGCACAGGGCCCTGGAACTGGTGGGGCTCGAACCCGCCGGTTACCTCAAACGCTGGTGGAACGAGCTCTCCGGCGGCGAGGCGCGCCGCGTGGCCCTGGCCGCCCGTCTGGCCCTCAAGCCCCAGGTGCTCCTCCTGGACGAACCCACGGCCAGCCTGGATCCTGCCAGCGCCGAAATGGTGCTCAAGGCGCTGGCCGCGGCCAGGGACCGGGACGGCCTGACATCGGTGGTGGTCAGCCACGACCGGGAGTGGCTGGACCTGGCCTGCGACGAAACCCATAGCCTGGAGCCCTGCGTCGACAGCGCGCAGCGGACCGGGGAGAACGAATCATGA
- a CDS encoding substrate-binding domain-containing protein, producing MRKGLVLAAALVLLAGFSTAALAQGQVLMMATTTSTEDTGLLPVLAEAFKKKSGIELRWVAVGTGKALEIGKNCDADVLMVHAPSAEKKFMDEGAGKARTQIMYNDFVLVGPKADPAKVKGKSTAEALKALSTSKAVFVSRGDKSGTHMAELALWKGAGMETPDKESWYISSGQGMLQCMRMAAEKGGYVLADRGTWIKFEDTPEAGSMAILVEGDASLRNQYSVITLNPEKCSKVKLEAADAFAKWIASPEGQDVIAGFKVMNKPLFFPNAGK from the coding sequence ATGAGAAAGGGTTTGGTGCTCGCTGCAGCGCTCGTGCTGCTTGCAGGATTTTCCACAGCCGCGTTGGCCCAGGGGCAGGTGTTGATGATGGCCACAACGACAAGCACCGAGGACACGGGTCTTCTACCCGTCCTGGCCGAGGCGTTCAAGAAGAAGTCCGGCATCGAGCTGCGCTGGGTGGCCGTGGGCACGGGCAAGGCCCTTGAGATCGGCAAAAACTGCGATGCGGACGTCCTCATGGTGCACGCCCCCTCGGCCGAGAAGAAGTTCATGGACGAGGGCGCCGGCAAGGCCAGGACCCAGATCATGTACAACGACTTCGTCCTGGTCGGTCCCAAGGCCGATCCGGCCAAGGTGAAGGGCAAGAGCACGGCCGAGGCCCTCAAGGCCTTGTCCACGTCCAAGGCGGTGTTCGTGAGCCGCGGAGACAAGTCCGGCACCCACATGGCCGAACTGGCCCTGTGGAAGGGCGCGGGCATGGAAACCCCGGACAAGGAATCCTGGTACATCTCCAGCGGCCAGGGCATGCTCCAGTGTATGCGCATGGCCGCGGAGAAGGGCGGCTACGTGCTGGCCGACCGGGGCACCTGGATCAAGTTCGAGGACACCCCCGAGGCGGGGAGCATGGCCATCCTGGTGGAGGGTGACGCCTCCCTGCGCAACCAGTACAGCGTCATCACCCTGAACCCCGAGAAGTGCTCCAAGGTCAAGCTCGAGGCCGCCGACGCCTTCGCCAAGTGGATCGCCTCCCCCGAAGGGCAGGACGTGATCGCCGGATTCAAGGTCATGAACAAGCCGCTCTTTTTCCCCAACGCCGGGAAGTAA
- a CDS encoding ABC transporter permease translates to MDYLLDGLQRAVDLLASGDAETFSAVSATLQATALSMAVGLALGLPAGFCLGYFSFPGKRALRTLSDALMAFPTVVIGLLVYAMLSRRGPLGELGLLFTVPGMSIGLALLALPMIVSLTASAVEQMDLRLRLTLLTLGADSRQQLLGVLWEARYGVLAGGVATFGRVVSEVGIAMMVGGNIKWHTRTITTAIALETGKGEFAQGIALGLVLMGISMVVNTVLAVLRRREG, encoded by the coding sequence ATGGATTACCTGCTGGACGGCCTGCAGCGGGCCGTGGACCTTCTGGCGAGCGGAGACGCCGAGACCTTCTCGGCCGTCTCCGCCACGCTCCAGGCCACGGCCCTTTCCATGGCCGTCGGCCTGGCCCTGGGGCTGCCCGCCGGGTTCTGCCTGGGTTACTTCTCCTTTCCGGGCAAGCGCGCCCTGCGCACCCTCTCGGACGCCCTTATGGCCTTTCCCACGGTGGTCATCGGCCTGCTGGTGTACGCCATGCTCTCGCGCCGGGGGCCCCTGGGCGAGCTTGGGCTTCTGTTCACCGTGCCCGGCATGTCCATCGGCCTGGCGCTTCTGGCGCTGCCCATGATCGTGAGCCTTACGGCTTCGGCCGTGGAGCAGATGGATCTGCGCCTGCGCCTGACCCTGCTCACCCTGGGGGCCGACTCCCGCCAGCAGCTCCTGGGCGTGCTCTGGGAGGCCCGTTACGGCGTTCTGGCGGGTGGCGTGGCCACGTTCGGCCGGGTGGTGTCCGAGGTGGGTATCGCCATGATGGTGGGCGGCAACATCAAATGGCACACCCGCACCATCACCACGGCCATCGCTCTGGAGACCGGCAAGGGCGAGTTCGCCCAGGGCATCGCCCTGGGGCTGGTGCTCATGGGCATTTCCATGGTGGTGAACACCGTCCTGGCCGTGCTCAGGCGCAGGGAGGGCTGA
- a CDS encoding sensor histidine kinase codes for MDTPDSALFHAVGPVSHDEHQARLELVTKRIQDKLGNYRSYNFTQLQSVALNIFFDLAQEFTAVEDVYAVCVMIPRSLFNLDCTLYVIDGQRDILSCCASHCPRSETAVRFEDEPVVKDGHLLIPIKGNRELISQLPFTPHGDLIGMLELFPADSLTEHDKLFWGRYANRIGYQLHNRFISLKNKEHVQFIRNLVKDIGHNVIVPNMYFKLFYKRLEARIGLIKMFHSKFNRMMQECAKCNPDSEGEWRKLDQDVDYFYNAINDQYKEIFSHYQNTSLFLETLLRTSHFEEGRYVLEKRKCNFKSQVIDPQVERYRSRFADRGIEIDTSMGGVPDREIEVVVDVGLISQVYSNLFSNAVKYTREVDEGGGHKRKFMSYGWDILEGYFGPGLDGIKLNVFSSGPALGAEQRSRLFSEGYRAENSQGEYGTGHGLYFIREVVLLHGGEVGYEPTQLGNNFFIILPYESQERQDDPEA; via the coding sequence ATGGATACCCCAGACAGCGCCCTGTTCCATGCCGTCGGGCCAGTCTCCCACGACGAGCACCAGGCCCGTCTGGAGCTGGTCACCAAACGCATCCAGGATAAGCTCGGCAACTATCGATCCTACAATTTCACGCAGTTGCAGAGCGTGGCGCTGAACATATTCTTCGACCTGGCCCAGGAATTCACCGCCGTCGAGGATGTGTACGCCGTGTGCGTCATGATTCCCCGCTCGCTCTTCAACCTTGATTGCACCCTCTACGTCATCGACGGCCAGCGCGACATCCTCAGTTGCTGCGCCTCGCACTGCCCCAGGTCCGAAACGGCGGTCCGTTTCGAGGACGAACCGGTGGTCAAGGACGGGCACCTGCTCATCCCCATCAAGGGCAACCGGGAGCTCATCTCGCAGCTGCCGTTCACTCCCCATGGGGACCTCATAGGCATGCTGGAACTCTTTCCCGCCGACAGTCTCACCGAACACGACAAGCTCTTCTGGGGCCGCTACGCCAACCGTATCGGCTATCAGCTGCACAACCGGTTCATCAGCCTCAAGAACAAGGAACACGTCCAGTTCATCCGTAATCTCGTCAAGGACATCGGCCACAACGTCATTGTGCCGAACATGTACTTCAAGCTTTTCTACAAACGTCTCGAGGCCCGCATCGGCCTCATCAAGATGTTCCATTCCAAATTCAACCGGATGATGCAGGAGTGCGCGAAGTGCAATCCGGATTCAGAGGGCGAGTGGAGGAAGCTGGATCAGGATGTCGACTATTTCTATAATGCGATAAATGATCAGTACAAGGAAATATTCAGCCACTACCAGAACACGAGCCTGTTCCTGGAGACGCTCCTGCGCACCAGCCATTTCGAGGAAGGCCGCTACGTCCTTGAAAAGCGCAAGTGCAACTTCAAGAGCCAGGTCATCGACCCGCAGGTGGAGCGCTACCGCTCCCGTTTCGCGGACAGGGGCATCGAGATCGACACGTCCATGGGCGGCGTGCCCGACAGGGAAATCGAGGTGGTGGTGGACGTGGGACTCATCTCCCAGGTGTACTCGAACCTGTTCTCCAACGCGGTGAAGTACACCCGCGAGGTGGACGAGGGGGGCGGGCACAAGCGCAAGTTCATGTCCTACGGATGGGACATTCTCGAGGGATATTTCGGTCCGGGCCTGGACGGCATCAAGCTGAACGTCTTCAGCTCCGGCCCGGCCCTCGGCGCGGAGCAGCGCTCGCGCCTGTTCAGCGAGGGCTACCGGGCCGAGAACTCCCAGGGCGAATACGGCACGGGGCACGGGCTGTACTTCATCCGCGAGGTGGTGCTGCTCCACGGCGGGGAGGTCGGCTACGAGCCTACGCAGCTTGGCAACAACTTCTTTATCATCCTGCCCTACGAATCCCAGGAGCGTCAGGACGACCCGGAGGCTTGA
- a CDS encoding formate dehydrogenase accessory sulfurtransferase FdhD, translating to MKQHTDLAHLPCRQFKDGAWRDFEDEAAPEIPVTLHVEGMGTKQLWAFPDGLGELALGHALLDLRPDASLIPSMEELGPREFRVRFVAGALPAPSPWPGPLGPEEILRGAALFMDMAGRWDATGCFHRAAVYDPASKGFIHHVEDIGRHNCLDRVAGWALSRGLPLGGKVLFVTARATATLAGKAARSGYFAMISRSAVTTAGVEVAREAGMTLAGFSRENRFSVFTDQHGRIAR from the coding sequence ATGAAACAACACACCGATTTGGCGCACCTGCCCTGCAGGCAGTTCAAGGATGGGGCCTGGCGGGACTTCGAAGACGAAGCCGCTCCTGAAATTCCCGTCACCCTCCATGTGGAGGGAATGGGGACCAAACAGCTTTGGGCCTTTCCCGACGGCCTTGGCGAGCTGGCCCTGGGCCACGCCCTCCTGGACCTGCGTCCGGACGCGTCGCTGATTCCCTCGATGGAAGAGCTCGGCCCCCGGGAATTTCGGGTGCGCTTCGTAGCGGGAGCGCTGCCCGCGCCCTCCCCCTGGCCCGGTCCTCTCGGCCCGGAGGAAATCCTCAGGGGGGCAGCCCTGTTCATGGACATGGCCGGACGCTGGGACGCCACGGGCTGTTTCCACCGCGCGGCGGTGTACGATCCCGCGTCCAAGGGCTTCATCCACCACGTGGAGGATATCGGCCGCCACAACTGCCTGGACCGCGTGGCCGGATGGGCCCTCTCCAGGGGGTTGCCCCTGGGCGGGAAGGTGCTCTTCGTCACGGCTCGGGCTACCGCGACCTTGGCGGGCAAGGCGGCCCGGTCCGGCTACTTCGCCATGATCAGCCGGTCCGCCGTGACCACGGCCGGAGTGGAAGTCGCCCGCGAGGCGGGCATGACCCTCGCCGGATTCTCACGCGAGAACCGTTTCAGCGTCTTCACGGACCAGCATGGCCGCATCGCCCGGTAA